A genome region from Strongyloides ratti genome assembly S_ratti_ED321, scaffold srae_chrx_scaffold0000004 includes the following:
- a CDS encoding SH3 domain-containing protein, with protein sequence MSNIQIEHNYIISKSFTSTENGNILLNKYDIVEVKDINQNNCLVRRIKDGYVGWVPMGFLYSNHIDKLLLPKRNHYSLACHLNPRLSESNFNFHDIFWRDHYNTMRKREVKLSKFIRINSIINRQKEKQKIQYMVECFLYDCGSKAGRQTVSNIHKLSFSSINNKNNFFLLKNDYPTFLLRSNYNQSEVVLKMNIIEISKNQNNENIDEFLGSIVVNLLDKENNVILSNKTSNYNITENNTENNNKSNIIVKISVSDVPIGHKSDVDVLPDVILCKTDHIPLFSIFRNLCAYQLFNYRLKTDIDYIYDDFIAKFLEIVDSEDVVDYLHLLCTKYGVYKSKDRNYKLIKVFKNYILPLAIGYGIKEETITDEDLSNQTPIKNTHVIKMDSLSNYNTKIDFDPIHFLSNQKCKPVNLKQCTFQLCNTHSLD encoded by the exons ATGTCAAATATTCAGATAGAAcacaattatattatttctaaatcTTTTACTTCTACTGAAAATGGTAACATTCTTCTTAATAAATATGACATAGTTGAAGTTAAAGatattaatcaaaataattgtCTTGTTAGGAGAATTAAAGATGGATATGTTGGATGGGTACCAATGggatttttatattcaaatcatatagataaattattactacCAAAAAGGAATCATTATTCTTTAGCTTGTCATTTAAATCCTCGTCTATCTgaatcaaattttaattttcatgATATTTTTTGGAGAGATCATTATAATACTATGCGTAAACGTGAAGTTAAATTAAGCAAATTTATTAGAATTAATTCAATTATTAATAgacaaaaagaaaaacaaaaaattcaATATATGGTAGAATGTTTTCTTTATGATTGTGGTTCAAAAGCTGGAAGGCAAACTGTTAGTAATATTCATAAATTATCTTTCtcttcaataaataataaaaataatttttttttgttaaaaaatgattaccctacatttttattaagatcAAATTACAATCAATCAGAGgttgtattaaaaatgaatattattgaaattagtaaaaatcaaaataatgaaaatattgatGAATTTTTAGGGAGCATTGTTGTAAATCTTcttgataaagaaaataatgttattctttcaaataaaacaagtaattataatataacagAAAATAAtactgaaaataataataagtctaatataattgtaaaaatatctGTATCAGATGTACCAATTGGACATAAAAGTGATGTTGATGTATTACCAGATGTTATATTATGTAAAACTGATCATATTCCATTATTTTCCATATTTAGAAATTTGTGTGCATATCAATTATTCAATTACAGACTAAAAACTGATATag attatatatatgatgACTTTATagcaaaatttttagaaatagtTGATAGTGAAGATGTTGTTGATTATCTTCATTTATTATGTACAAAATATGGTGTTTATAAATCAAAAGATcgaaattataaattaattaaagtttttaagaattatattttaccTCTTGCAATTGGTTATGGAATAAAAGAAGAAACAATAACAGATGAAGATTTAAGCAATCAAACaccaattaaaaatacacACGTTATTAAAATGGATTCATTAAGCAATTATAACACAAAAATTGACTTTGATccaattcattttttatccAATCAAAAATGCAAACCAGTCAATTTAAAACAATGTACATTTCAATTATGTAATACCCATTCATtagattaa
- a CDS encoding LMBR1-like membrane protein domain-containing protein, whose translation MATQVLLFQLLLVGILCGILLNKYSNWKKQHKIVLLLTFIGWYTSFIIIFILPLDIGITFYHKCVSEVISVNLTKDNCELPKGFINDDILYNLWRIVYWTSQFLTWIILPLMQKYSTAANFTTMQKLKSAVYNNAIYYITYFIIFIFCLLYALSKGLSLNWEHLKTLAVTASNTWGLFLLVVLLGYGLVEIPRKLWLISDPDYRLNKLYFDLMNINQEKNESEEVTKEVYKEAKEVISLLRNDNDAVVKAKEIISKFSNELVKEIQALKSQTDYASMGVSLADKSLIRSNPYLIKLNGKVIESVQNYNRSNAIYNAKVKKIHFLEDVEMAKKKRSFVNWKHKYIFKNYINLPPKFLYIWYVNVKPWLIRLIALLCTTMTLIIIWSECTFFISSHKISFAALILSTIAEGNHYKYVQLLCIILISYLCTCAYYSLFRLKIYKYYHLDSNHQTDENSLLFSATLLCRLTPPICLNFLGMIHMDSHVILTNNTFKIETQFTKLMGHLDVLPLIGKGISIYMPLTIAFFCVGTYLRIVTRFLHFIGIDQFMEDDELTIEIINTGRRIADLERSKIQKKYKKRNIKEQKSSENVCDEEKHNIFTNIETKPLVKVNDDILIELEKPDSPFLIEFNDTDKSTNTTCSQNIFDDL comes from the exons atgGCTACACAAGTATTACTTTTTCAACTTTTATTAGTTGGAATATTATGtggtatattattaaataaatatagtaaTTGGAAGAAACAACATAAAATTGTCCTgttattaacatttatagGATGGTATACTtcatttatcataatttttatacttccATTAGATATTGGTATt acattttatcataaatgtGTATCAGAAGTAATATCAGTTAATTTGACTAAAGATAACTGTGAATTACCAAAAGGATTTATTAATgatgatatattatataatttatggAGAATTGTTTACTGGACATCACAATTTTTGACATGGATTATATTACCATTAATGCAAAAATATTCAACTGCAGCAAATTTTACAACTAtgcaaaaattaaaatcagctgtttataataatgctatatactatataacttattttataatatttatcttttgttTGCTTTATGCTTTATCTAAAGGACTTTCTCTTAACTg ggaacatttaaaaacattagcAGTCACAGCATCAAATACATGGGGATTATTTCTTTTAGTTGTATTATTAGGGTATGGTTTAGTTGAAATACCAAGAAAATTATGGTTAATATCAGATCCTGATTATCGTTTAAAtaagttatattttgatttaatgaatattaatcaagaaaaaaatgaatcaGAAGAAGTTACAAAAGAAGTTTATAAAGAAGCAAAAGAAGTAATATCACTTCTTCGTAATGATAATGATGCTGTTGTAAAAgcaaaagaaattatatcaaaattttctaatgAATTAGTAAAAGAAATTCAAGCATTAAAAAGTCAAACAGATTATGCATCAATGGGAGTTAGTTTAGCTGATAAATCTTTAATTCGAAGTAATCCATATTTa aTTAAATTAAATGGTAAAGTTATTGAATCTgttcaaaattataatagaaGTAATGCAATATATAATgcaaaagtaaaaaaaattcattttttggAAGATGTTGAGAtggctaaaaaaaaaagatcttTTGTTAATTGgaaacataaatatatttttaaaaattatattaatttaccacctaaatttttatatatttggtATGTTAATGTAAAACCTTGGTTGATAAGATTAATTGCTTTATTATGTACAACAATgacattaattattatatggtCTGAatgtacattttttatttcatcccataaaatatcatttgctgcattaatattatctacAATTGCTGAGGGaaatcattataaatatgttcaattattatgtattattttaatatcctATTTATGTACATGTGCatattattcattatttaGATTGAAgatttacaaatattatcatttagaTTCTAATCATCAAACAGATGaaaatagtttattatttAGTGCTACATTACTTTGTAGATTAACACCACCaatatgtttaaattttttaggaATGATACATATGGATTCACatgttattttaacaaataatacttttaaaattgagacacaatttacaaaattaatgGGTCATTTAGATGTTTTACCTTTAATTGGAAAAGGAATAAGTATTTATATGCCATTGACAATTGCATTTTTTTGTGTTGGAACATATTTAAGAATTGTTACAagatttttacattttattggTATTGATCAATTTATGGAAGATGATGAATTAACtattgaaattattaatacaGGAAGAAGAATTGCAGATTTag aaagaagtaaaatacaaaaaaaatataaaaaaagaaatataaaagaacAAAAAAGTAGTGAAAATGTTTGTGATGAGgaaaaacataatatttttacaaatattgaAACGAAACCATTAGTAAAAGTTAATGAcgatattttaattgaattaGAAAAACCTGATTCaccatttttaattgaatttaATGATACAGATAAATCAACAAACACCACTTGTtcacaaaatatatttgatgatctctaa
- a CDS encoding Type I inositol 1,4,5-trisphosphate 5-phosphatase, which translates to MDNFLLITANVGSLFEENCKIKNSWKQGLLNVINSREAKFIAIHFQEAGGKHFKEYSIHVEPFIKELLSLLPQYSSSYAFLDLEYDIFDKYTALGSLYLIHSSLVNCTKLYNFNTLNFENAQNGKFIYSKNLTSVPYMIREKFPKELWPTIKWGRKGFLHTKWNFRNNVVNLINVHLFHDDSNITSHENPHIYSNNRANALNYVIKYIEDNTSEKESFFLFGDFNFRLNLQTFIDKLIPKTVKKQFPSNYESETNYNDCLDNTNIFTIDSGNSSNSNITETISNVECPPLSAIEFHSEPNLCTPELYTSITRVLRLEKKRFVYRDPQSLIKNWSFYKSDDHEVQNYSYLHEFEITFPPTYPWSEDPESHNKLMPTRPPAWCDRILMNQTAWNSLKNAKNIIYDSIGKDVCMGDHKPVFLCFTI; encoded by the exons atggATAATTTCTTGTTAATAACAGCTAATGTTGGATCATTATTTGAGGag aattgtaaaataaaaaattcatgGAAACAAGGATTATTAAat gTTATTAATTCTCGTGAGGCAAAATTTATTGCTATTCATTTTCAAGAAGCTGGTggaaaacattttaaagaatattcaATTCATGTTGAAccatttataaaagaattattatcattattaccTCAATATTCATCATCTTATGCTTTTTTAGATTTAGaatatgatatttttgataaatatacaGCACTTGgaagtttatatttaatacattCATCACTTGTAAATTGTACTAAATTGtacaattttaatacattaaattttgaaaatgctcaaaatggaaaatttatatattcaaaaaatctTACATCTGTTCCATATATGATAAGAGAAAAATTTCCAAAAGAGTTATGGCCAACAATAAAATGGGGCCGTAAAGGTTTTTTACATACTAAATGgaattttagaaataatgttgttaatttaattaatgtgCATTTATTTCATGATGATTCTAATATAACTTCTCATGAAAATCCTCATATATATAGCAATAATCGCGCAAATGCTTTAAAttatgttattaaatatatagaaGATAATACTAGTGAAAAAGAAAGTTTCTTCTTATTTGgtgattttaattttagacTTAATTTACAAACATTTATAGAt aAATTGATTCCAAAAACtgttaaaaaacaatttccATCAAATTATGAATCAGAGACAAATTATAATGATTGTCTtgataatacaaatatttttacaattgaTAGTGGAAATTCAAGTAATAGTAATATTACTGAAACAATAAGTAATGTAGAATGTCCACCATTATCGGCAATTGAATTTCATTCTGAACCAAATCTTTGTACTCCTGAACTTTATACATCCATAACACGAGTATTACgtttagaaaaaaaacgTTTTGTTTATCGAGATCCGCAATcacttattaaaaattggtCATTTTATAAGAGTGATGATCATGAAGTTCAAAATTATTCCTATTTACATGAATTTGAAATAACATTTCCTCCAACATATCCCTGGAGTGAAGATCCAGAAAGTCATAATAAGTTGATGCCAACAAGACCACCAGCATGGTGTGATAGAATTTTGATGAATCAAACTGCTTggaattcattaaaaaatgccaaaaatattatttatgataGTATTGGAAAAGATGTTTGTATGGGTGATCATAAg ccTGTATTTTTATGCTTTACAATTTAA
- a CDS encoding V-type proton ATPase subunit F encodes MAHSSQKGRVLAVIGDEDTVVGFLLGGIGELNKARKTNYFIVEKTTSPTEIEEAFKAFVEREDIAIILINQHVAELIRYAIDHHTKSIPAVLEIPSKEMPYDPSKDSILNRARGLFNVDDFK; translated from the exons ATGGCTCATTCTTCACAAAAAGGACGTGTTTTAGCTGTTATTGGTGATGAAGATACTGTTGTCGGCTTTTTACTTGGTGGTATTGGTGAATTAAATAAAGCTAGAAagacaaattattttattgtcgAAAAGACCACTAGCCCAACTGAAATTGAAGAAGCTTTCAAAGCTTTTGTTGAAAGAGAGGATATTGCTATTATTCTCATTAATCAACATGTTGCTGAACTTATTCGTTACGCAATTGACCATCACACTAAAAGTATTCCAGCTGTTTTAGAAATTCCATCAAAGGAAATGCCATATGATCCATctaag gATAGTATTCTTAACAGAGCACGTGGTCTTTTTAATGTTgatgattttaaataa
- a CDS encoding Phospholipase D: protein MVTDELGPVADDSLFELCDCLLHCNNSFLKQRNLKGYIPYASVYDSLEEVRKRGYFIPGKPVVAKIIDVSKDEQSHVHVINAFLYTIQLTHGKYVWTVTKRFSDFLNLHRRLMAHRAVEKVKQPIFSKSSKFEDVLKIVAANNYHRHDCPLYRLFDEQTNNIQTLSYTNDNITDKPKKKVDIEGDIKTPTLATPENLDSPEIAKILVNSNFSLPKMPKIPEIALSEESVEERRIQLEKWIQAVLATPINRNYHETAEFLEVSRYSFINQMGKYKEGEMRKRPGGARVFLGWKQTCVRYFLRWSHRWLILKDTYVCYMHPGSSKIRLVLLIDNSFSINCPYLEIAYKPKDLVISNKQHILHMKCSSVDEVEYWKSEIRKIMENSGKIWLERHPHQSSYPIRNDCYSKWFVDGKEYWEYAADMIELAQEEIFIADWWLCPHIYMKRPMNEGNKWRLDILLKRKAEQGVKIFILIYKEMEMALNLNSLWMKKTMQALHPNIMVMRHPDHYPGTGTFFWAHHEKLLVIDQIIAFVGGLDLCYGRWDDNVHRLTDLGSIQMPTYGTINSNIDCNLISGMRQVAGLSASLCPSGKTCEKNEDFVDENTNQIESEDDVKDDDNDNIKKDGKSKLLHKKSSRMAAIVTKFKPSRKNKKRHSFPGKPQVNSHVDVKMNDASGKQELSVTIKDEGKYKIEIDYDNKNRKSKSFSRSRSKSPMENDDSRDIQKFDGKEDDEQRTLTGEKKVWGKVTRNIKDQTRSKVGKIVSHWGTNKMKNRWRDVLNEDSTLGQYELNWIKLKSSNEENNRNLQGGGKLWPGKDYVNYNKKDFIEVEEPFKDFVDRRKVPRMPWHDIHSVTFGTAARDVARHFIQRWNATKTEKLKDEKKYPYILPKSYDSVRIPRIFLPISIPTSVQVLRSAATWSALVSETEESIQNAYIELINTAKHYIYIENQFFVSMVNSTDVLNKICKALVDRITLAHENKETFRVYILIPLLPGFEGELSSNASPTSLHTVLHWTMVSIDNSEMSLYHCLRNRAINPDDYISFCSLRTHSVLWGKMISELVYIHCKCMIIDDEKVIIGSANINDRSQVGNRDSEVCLLIIDNEYSDGKMNGLEHKSGLFAKSLRVQLMREHLGLLKDSPSKTSLSIDLDDPTSDKFWNQWNDIAKSNTEIYEKVFRCFPTNKAETIEELDKWNMQMPLAELDPKEASELLKKLSGNLVIFPRKFLRRQNLQPAITSKEGLVPSSVFT from the exons atGGTAACTGATGAACTGGGACCAGTGGCTGATGATTCATTATTTGAATTATGTGATTGTCTACTACATtgtaataattcttttttaaaacaaagaaatttaaaaggATACATTCCATATGCATCAGTATATGATTCATTGGAAGAAGTTCGCAAAAGAGGTTATTTTATTCCAGGAAAACCTGTTGTAGCTAAAATAATTGATGTTAGTAAAGATGAACAAAGTCATGTTCATGTTATTAATGCTTTTCT atatacAATACAATTAACTCATGGAAAATATGTTTGGACTGTCACAAAACGATTTAGCGACTTTCTGAATCTCCATCGAAGGCTTATGGCTCATCGTGCTGTTGAAAAAGTTAAACAACCCATTTTTAGTAAATCATCAAAATTTGaagatgttttaaaaattgttgcTGCAAATAATTACCATCGTCATGATTGTCCATTATATCGATTATTTGATGAACAAACAAATAACATTCAAACATTAAGTTATactaatgataatataactgataaaccaaaaaaaaaagtagataTTGAAGGTGATATTAAAACTCCTACATTAGCAACACCAGAAAATTTAGATTCACCAGAAATTGctaaaattttagttaattcaaatttttctttaccaAAAATGCCTAAAATTCCTGAGATTGCATTATCTGAGGAAAGTGTAGAAGAAAGAAGAATTCAACTTGAAAAATGGATTCAAGCAGTTTTAGCAACACCtattaatagaaattatCATGAGACAGCAGAATTTTTAGAAGTTTCAAgatattcatttattaatcAAATGGGAAAATATAAAGAAGGTGAAATGAGAAAAAGACCAGGTGGTGCAAGAGTTTTTTTAGGATGGAAACAAACATGTGTAAGATATTTTCTTAGATGGTCTCATAGATGgcttatattaaaagatacaTATGTTTGTTATATGCATCCTGGTAGTAGTAAAATACGattagttttattaattgacAATTCATTTAGTATAAATTGTCCATATCTTGAAATTGCTTATAAACCAAAAGATCTTGTTATATCAAATAAACAACATATACTTCATATGAAATGTAGTTCTGTTGATGAAGTTGAATATTGGAAATCagaaattagaaaaataatggAAAATTCTGGAAAAATTTGGCTTGAACGTCATCCTCATCAATCATCATATCCAATAAGAAACGATTGTTATTCTAAATGGTTTGTTGATGGTAAAGAATATTGGGAGTATGCTGCTGATATGATTGAATTAGCTCaagaagaaatttttatagctGATTGGTGGTTATGTccacatatatatatgaaacgTCCAATGAATGAAGGTAATAAATGGAgattagatattttattaaaaagaaaagctGAACAAggagtaaaaatatttattttaatttataaagaaatgGAAATGgctttaaatttaaattcattaTGGATGAAAAAAACAATGCAAGCACTTCATCCTAATATAATGGTAATGCGTCATCCAGATCATTATCCAGGAACTGGAACATTTTTCTGGGCTCATCATGAAAAATTACTTGTAATAGATCAAATAATAGCTTTTGTTGGTGGTTTAGATTTATGTTATGGTCGATGGGATGATAACGTTCATAGATTAACAGATTTAGGTTCTATTCAAATGCCTACATATGGTACtattaatagtaatattgATTGTAATTTAATATCCGGAATGAGACAAGTAGCTGGATTGTCAGCATCATTATGTCCATCTGGTAAAACAtgtgaaaaaaatgaagattttGTAGACGAAAATACTAATCAAATTGAATCAGAAGATGATGTAAAGGATgatgataatgataatataaaaaaagatggaaaatcaaaattattacataaaaaaagtagtaGAATGGCTGCTATAGTCACTAAATTTAAACCatcaagaaaaaataaaaaaaggcATTCATTTCCTGGTAAACCACAAGTTAATTCACATGTTGATGTTAAAATGAATGATGCATCAGGAAAACAAGAATTAAGTGTAACAATAAAAGATGAaggaaaatataaaatagaaattgattatgataataaaaatagaaaatctAAAAGTTTTTCTAGATCTAGATCAAAAAGTCCAATGGAAAATGATGATAGTCGtgatattcaaaaatttgatGGTAAAGAAGATGATGAACAAAGAACACTTACGggagaaaaaaaagtatggGGTAAAGTAAcaagaaatataaaagatcAAACACGTTCAAAAGTTGGAAAAATTGTTTCACATTGGGgaacaaataaaatgaaaaatagaTGGAGAGATGTATTAAATGAAGATAGTACATTAGGTCAATATGAACTTAATTggattaaattaaaatcatcaaatgaagaaaataatagaaatctTCAAGGTGGTGGTAAATTATGGCCTGGAAAAGATTatgttaattataataaaaaagattttattgaAGTAGAAGAACCATTTAAAGATTTTGTTGATAGAAGAAAAGTTCCACGTATGCCTTGGCATGATATTCATTCTGTTACTTTTGGAACTGCAGCAAGAGATGTTGCTAGACATTTTATTCAACGATGGAATGCAACAAAAACTGAGAAACttaaagatgaaaaaaaatatccatATATTTTACCTAAATCATATGATTCTGTAAGAATTCcaagaatatttttacctATAAGTATTCCAACATCAGTTCAAGTATTAAGATCAGCTGCAACATGGTCTGCTCTGGTAAGTGAAACAGAAGAAAGTATTCAAAACGCTTATattgaattaataaatactgcaaaacattatatttatatagaaaatcaattttttgtaTCAATGGTTAATAGTACAGATGTGTTAAATAAGATTTGTAAAGCACTTGTTGATCGTATTACATTAGCACATGAAAATAAAGAAACATTCCgtgtttatatattaataccACTTTTACCTGGTTTTGAAGGAGAATTATCAAGTAATGCATCACCAACCTCACTTCATACTGTATTACATTGGACAATGGTTTCAATTGATAATTCTGAAATGTCATTATATCATTGTCTAAGAAATAGAGCAATTAATCCTGATgattatatttcattttgttCTTTAAGAACACATTCCGTATTATGGGGAAAAATGATTAGTGAATTAGTTTATATCCATTGTAAATGTATGATAATTGATGatgaaaaagttattattggTAGTgcaaatattaatgatagaTCCCAAGTTGGTAATAGAGATTCAGAAGTTTGTTTActtattattgataatgaaTATTCTGATGGAAAGATGAATGGTTTAGAACACAAATCTGGATTATTTGCAAAATCTTTAAGAGTTCAACTAATGAga gAACATTTAGGATTACTTAAAGATTCACCATCAAAGACATCACTTTCTATAGATCTTGATGATCCTACAAGTGATAAATTTTGGAATCAATGGAATGATATTGCAAAATCAAATACagaaatttatgaaaaagtATTTCGTTGTTTTCCAACTAATAAAGCTGAAACAATTGAAGAATTAGATAAATGGAATATGCAAATGCCTTTAGCAGAACTTGATCCTAAAGAAGCTAGTGAATTACTTAAAAAACTTTCAGGAAATTTAGTTATATTTccaagaaaatttttaagaagaCAAAATCTTCAACCAGCAATAACATCTAAAGAAGGACTTGTTCCAAGTTCTGtttttacataa